A DNA window from Selenomonas sp. oral taxon 126 contains the following coding sequences:
- a CDS encoding NAD(P)H-dependent oxidoreductase, whose amino-acid sequence MLNMHKKLAKREEEGKIIRTGIVGVGQMGRGLVAQMALMKGIMPAIVADHTLEKVIKAFHNAGISDENIAVAKTLEEANRFMEQGKYVATENDMFISHANLVEVAIDVTGVPEVGVKIAIDAMNNKKHVVMMDVETDVVIGSYLKKLGDKNGVIYTGSAGDEPGAVMELYSFARAIGLDVRVIGKGKNNKIDYDCNPDTVYEEAMRRKMNPRMLTSFKDGTKTMVEMTAMSNATGFVPDVIGGHGVSGSSANSCADLNAAFRLKEDGGILNRHGVVEYVNGIAPGVFITVASPNEDAAYVMDYLQMGHGPLWTLYRPYHLCNLETPLSVAKIVIDGEPTIIPLDGPVSECITVAKRDLRAGESLDGIGGYTTYASIATAEETYRNRYVVYPLVNKNARMKCDVKKGTLLTLDMVDLDTSTQLYQVRKEQDKMYNNGYALK is encoded by the coding sequence ATGCTGAATATGCACAAAAAGCTTGCAAAGCGCGAGGAAGAGGGCAAGATCATCCGCACGGGCATTGTGGGCGTAGGGCAGATGGGGCGCGGTCTGGTTGCGCAGATGGCACTCATGAAGGGCATCATGCCCGCCATTGTCGCAGATCATACCCTTGAAAAGGTGATAAAAGCGTTCCATAATGCTGGCATCAGCGACGAGAATATCGCCGTTGCAAAGACGCTCGAAGAGGCAAACCGCTTTATGGAGCAGGGAAAATATGTCGCAACGGAGAACGACATGTTCATTTCGCACGCGAATCTCGTCGAGGTCGCCATCGATGTGACGGGCGTGCCCGAAGTCGGCGTAAAGATTGCAATCGACGCGATGAACAACAAGAAGCACGTCGTCATGATGGATGTCGAGACGGATGTCGTCATCGGCAGCTACCTCAAGAAGCTCGGCGATAAGAACGGCGTGATCTATACGGGCTCTGCGGGCGACGAGCCGGGTGCGGTCATGGAGCTCTACTCCTTCGCACGCGCAATCGGGCTGGATGTCAGGGTCATCGGCAAGGGCAAGAACAACAAGATCGACTATGACTGCAATCCCGACACCGTGTATGAGGAGGCGATGCGCCGCAAGATGAACCCGCGCATGCTCACCTCGTTCAAGGACGGCACAAAGACCATGGTCGAGATGACGGCGATGTCGAACGCCACGGGCTTTGTCCCCGACGTGATCGGCGGGCATGGTGTCAGCGGATCGTCGGCGAATAGCTGTGCCGACCTCAACGCAGCATTTCGTCTCAAGGAGGATGGCGGTATTCTGAACCGTCACGGCGTTGTCGAGTATGTCAACGGCATTGCGCCGGGGGTCTTTATCACCGTTGCAAGTCCGAATGAGGATGCCGCGTATGTGATGGACTATCTCCAGATGGGGCACGGCCCCCTCTGGACGCTGTACCGCCCCTATCATCTCTGCAACCTTGAGACGCCGCTTAGCGTGGCGAAGATCGTCATCGACGGCGAGCCGACCATCATCCCATTGGACGGCCCCGTGAGCGAGTGCATCACCGTCGCAAAGCGTGACCTCAGGGCGGGCGAGAGCCTCGACGGCATCGGCGGCTACACCACCTATGCCTCGATTGCAACCGCAGAGGAGACGTACCGAAATCGCTACGTCGTCTACCCCCTCGTCAACAAGAACGCACGCATGAAATGCGATGTCAAGAAGGGCACCCTCCTCACCCTTGACATGGTCGACCTCGACACCTCGACCCAGCTCTATCAGGTGCGCAAGGAGCAGGACAAGATGTATAACAATGGTTATGCACTGAAGTAA
- a CDS encoding type II toxin-antitoxin system HicA family toxin — translation MHGRGHTTRDKDLLKLLLQNGWQIVHINGSHHKLRKGSATETFPIHGRDVPSGLLSAILKRTGLK, via the coding sequence TTGCATGGAAGGGGGCACACGACGAGAGATAAAGACCTGCTCAAGCTGCTCCTTCAAAATGGATGGCAGATCGTTCACATAAACGGCAGTCATCATAAGCTGCGCAAGGGCAGCGCGACGGAGACCTTTCCCATTCACGGAAGAGATGTCCCGTCAGGACTCCTGAGCGCAATCCTAAAGAGAACGGGACTGAAATGA
- the groL gene encoding chaperonin GroEL (60 kDa chaperone family; promotes refolding of misfolded polypeptides especially under stressful conditions; forms two stacked rings of heptamers to form a barrel-shaped 14mer; ends can be capped by GroES; misfolded proteins enter the barrel where they are refolded when GroES binds), producing the protein MAKQILFDEEARRALGRGVDALANAVKVTLGPKGRNVVLDKKYGAPTITNDGVTIARDIELEDPFENMGAQLVKEVATKTNDIAGDGTTTATLLAQAMIQEGMRNVVAGANPMIVKKGIETAVKTLVEEIKSKAQKVETKAKIAQVAAISSGDTEVGDLIAEAMEKVGKDGVITVEESKSMDTNLSVVEGMQFDRGYISPYMVTDTEKMEAVMDDPYVLITDRKISSVADILPVLEQVVKQGKQIVIIAEDLDGEALATIVVNKLRGTFKALAVKAPGFGDRRKAMLEDIAILTGGTVISEEIGRKLDSVTLADLGRARQVRSSKEETTIVDGAGDKSQIAARVDQLKKQIADTTSDFDREKLQERLAKLSGGVAVVEIGAATEVEMKDKKYRVEDALNATRAAVEEGIVAGGGTTFIDILPALDKIEAEGDVKVGVEIVKRAIEAPVRQIAENAGLEGSVVVDSVKKAGDGVGFNALENTYVDMIGAGIVDPAKVTRSALQNAASIAAMVLTTETLVTDKPEPEAPMPAGAPGMGGMGGMM; encoded by the coding sequence ATGGCAAAGCAGATTCTGTTTGACGAAGAGGCACGCCGCGCACTTGGCCGCGGTGTGGATGCACTTGCAAACGCAGTAAAGGTTACGCTCGGCCCCAAGGGACGCAACGTCGTCCTCGACAAGAAGTACGGTGCACCGACGATCACGAATGACGGTGTGACGATTGCACGCGACATCGAGCTCGAGGATCCGTTTGAGAACATGGGCGCACAGCTCGTGAAGGAAGTCGCGACGAAGACGAACGACATCGCGGGCGACGGCACGACGACGGCGACACTCCTCGCACAGGCGATGATTCAGGAAGGCATGCGCAACGTCGTTGCGGGCGCAAACCCGATGATCGTCAAGAAGGGCATCGAGACGGCTGTCAAGACGCTCGTCGAGGAGATCAAGAGCAAGGCGCAGAAGGTCGAGACGAAGGCGAAGATCGCACAGGTTGCGGCAATCTCCTCCGGCGACACCGAGGTCGGTGACCTCATCGCAGAGGCGATGGAGAAGGTTGGCAAGGACGGCGTCATTACGGTCGAGGAGTCCAAGTCCATGGACACGAACCTCTCGGTTGTCGAGGGCATGCAGTTCGATCGCGGCTACATCTCCCCGTACATGGTGACGGACACGGAGAAGATGGAAGCCGTCATGGACGATCCGTACGTACTCATCACGGATCGCAAGATCTCGTCCGTTGCTGACATCCTGCCCGTACTCGAGCAGGTCGTCAAGCAGGGCAAGCAGATCGTCATCATCGCTGAGGATCTCGACGGCGAGGCGCTTGCGACCATCGTTGTCAACAAGCTGCGCGGCACGTTCAAGGCACTCGCAGTCAAGGCGCCGGGCTTCGGCGACCGCCGTAAGGCAATGCTCGAGGACATTGCGATCCTCACGGGCGGCACGGTCATCAGTGAGGAGATCGGTCGCAAGCTCGACAGCGTGACGCTCGCCGATCTCGGCCGCGCACGTCAGGTGCGTTCCTCGAAGGAGGAGACGACGATTGTCGACGGTGCGGGCGACAAGAGCCAGATCGCGGCGCGCGTCGACCAGCTCAAGAAGCAGATCGCGGACACGACGTCCGACTTCGACCGTGAGAAGCTCCAGGAGCGCCTCGCAAAGCTCTCCGGCGGCGTGGCGGTCGTTGAGATCGGTGCAGCGACGGAAGTCGAGATGAAGGACAAGAAGTACCGTGTCGAGGATGCGCTCAACGCAACGCGCGCAGCCGTCGAGGAGGGCATTGTCGCCGGCGGCGGCACGACGTTCATCGACATCCTCCCCGCGCTCGACAAGATCGAGGCAGAGGGCGATGTGAAGGTCGGCGTTGAGATCGTCAAGCGCGCGATCGAGGCTCCTGTCCGCCAGATTGCGGAGAACGCAGGTCTCGAGGGCTCGGTTGTCGTTGACAGCGTGAAGAAGGCGGGCGACGGCGTTGGCTTCAATGCGCTTGAGAACACCTATGTCGATATGATCGGCGCGGGCATCGTGGATCCTGCGAAGGTCACGCGCTCCGCACTGCAGAACGCGGCGTCGATCGCAGCGATGGTGCTCACCACCGAGACGCTTGTCACCGACAAGCCGGAGCCGGAGGCTCCGATGCCGGCAGGTGCGCCTGGCATGGGCGGTATGGGCGGCATGATGTAA
- a CDS encoding type II toxin-antitoxin system HicB family antitoxin, which produces MQYIYPAVIHEDPDGLWAEFPDLPGCQTFADTMDELLSNAAEALACELVESLSHGDKLPPPRAMQSIAVKEHSYPTLIRADITPAKGSRSVKKTLTIPAWLNERARAQGVNFSKTLHDALLEKIG; this is translated from the coding sequence ATGCAATATATATATCCCGCTGTCATCCATGAAGATCCCGACGGACTCTGGGCGGAGTTCCCTGATCTGCCGGGCTGTCAGACATTCGCCGATACGATGGATGAGCTGCTTTCCAATGCGGCGGAAGCGCTTGCCTGCGAGCTGGTGGAGTCACTCTCACATGGTGATAAACTACCGCCGCCGCGTGCGATGCAGTCCATCGCGGTCAAAGAGCATTCCTACCCTACGCTGATCCGTGCGGACATCACCCCCGCAAAGGGAAGCCGCTCGGTCAAAAAGACATTGACAATCCCTGCGTGGCTAAACGAGCGCGCCCGTGCACAGGGAGTTAACTTCTCAAAAACCCTGCACGATGCGCTGTTAGAAAAAATCGGATAA